A single genomic interval of Fibrobacter succinogenes harbors:
- a CDS encoding BON domain-containing protein, with protein MEEYSTYGGIERGIPLLCVCTHCGTFHVAFSQEFAFCHKDEPSDYAKVYGYNRIFPGDWLYFEGAARPCIVKSFFQSSDRDVVVYKNGSADAKFEGPKISIEREAAPEGYRLLPAQCVHTLLGDHIYHVLRKQFGVAVGVVKDETKDKLVVKMDDGLIVFMSYPRYAENPPNGDVVLVVRKQLELLSDGLSEDIMVEAGQGIVYLRGFVDCLATKRAIQTSVSEIAGLRGCVNMVRVRKNSRISDADLEQCIWNIMDDAAHPIFKYSVKVKSGAAKVTFYYEDDVYPNELKSKIESIPGIVSLNMHGTAILKENLGKQDLCRRIMNKLASYRFLKNSFVHVTYVGKRFLVEGRVTNIVQREFALLAVAGFARSVAVGNRLRISKA; from the coding sequence ATGGAAGAGTATTCAACGTATGGGGGAATTGAACGCGGGATTCCGCTGCTTTGCGTCTGTACGCATTGTGGAACTTTCCATGTGGCATTCTCGCAGGAGTTTGCATTTTGCCACAAAGATGAACCTTCTGATTATGCGAAGGTCTATGGTTACAACCGAATTTTCCCGGGCGACTGGCTTTATTTCGAAGGGGCCGCTCGGCCTTGCATCGTCAAGAGTTTTTTCCAGTCTAGCGATAGGGATGTTGTCGTTTACAAAAACGGATCTGCAGACGCAAAGTTCGAAGGACCAAAAATTTCAATAGAGCGTGAGGCGGCGCCTGAAGGTTACAGGCTTTTGCCTGCTCAGTGCGTACATACTTTGCTTGGTGATCATATCTATCATGTTCTCCGCAAGCAGTTTGGAGTTGCCGTTGGTGTTGTCAAGGACGAAACCAAGGACAAGCTTGTTGTGAAAATGGATGATGGTTTGATTGTCTTTATGAGTTATCCGCGTTACGCAGAAAACCCGCCCAATGGCGATGTCGTTTTAGTTGTGCGAAAACAGCTAGAGCTTTTATCGGATGGACTCAGTGAAGATATCATGGTAGAAGCGGGGCAGGGAATTGTTTATTTGCGAGGCTTTGTGGATTGCCTTGCGACGAAACGTGCAATACAGACGAGTGTCAGCGAAATTGCTGGATTGCGAGGCTGTGTCAACATGGTGCGCGTTCGTAAAAATTCAAGAATCTCCGATGCTGATTTAGAACAATGTATTTGGAATATCATGGACGATGCCGCCCATCCTATTTTCAAGTATAGCGTTAAAGTCAAGTCGGGCGCTGCAAAGGTGACTTTCTATTACGAGGATGACGTTTATCCGAATGAACTGAAGTCCAAAATAGAGAGCATTCCTGGCATTGTTTCGTTGAATATGCACGGAACTGCAATTCTAAAGGAAAACCTTGGAAAACAGGATCTTTGCCGCCGGATTATGAATAAACTGGCATCATATCGATTCTTGAAAAATTCATTTGTACATGTGACATATGTTGGGAAACGATTCTTGGTGGAGGGAAGAGTGACCAATATTGTTCAGAGAGAATTTGCGCTATTGGCTGTTGCAGGATTTGCACGGTCTGTAGCTGTTGGGAACCGCCTTAGAATATCTAAGGCATGA
- a CDS encoding DUF3536 domain-containing protein produces the protein MTEKNPLYFTIHGHFYQPPRENPWTGVIENQPSARPFHDWNERIASECYSPNSASRILNSKGKIVDIVNNYDFMSFNIGPTLMGWIRTNTPDTYKRIKEADKRSQDRLNGHGNAIAQVYNHIIMPLASEQDKRTQIRWGIEDFKFHFGRMPEAMWLAETAINFETVVELIKAGIKYTILSPTQANRFRKFGDKKWTDCSNTDIDTTRPYRIFPRDKDGNLVCEGYLDVFFYNPWLSSAVGFEHLLRDAGTFGHRIQSAWDSNRNEPQLVSIGTDGESYGHHEPFGDMCAAWLYNKFAQENNMVPVNYGWYLEKFPPKHEVELKNFYGEGCAWSCAHGVGRWYRDCGCSTGGGPDWNQKWRGPLRDAFNHLKEVADNIFVREFEKISKIDPWEARNNYIQVIVAPEDESRKEKYLQETLKEPDNQEIRAKAIRLLETQKFCLFSFTSCGWFFNDIEGLEPVQNMRYALRAMQLLKPFLPMGDNLKSEILYILARATSNEHKWNGAEVFTKYAEENVPSVIKQMAERATIYHLELEDDYLNKDSRITATKIASRRRQTLVRTSYEDKDLGESCVTTNLVVTDQLSRVNIVVAMGEEQESGLTFVTDPNMTTEQLHELYPTAYVVRMSNLASDSLKRINQLSTQMHLENITKSFSGFALNHGISIDSLADPDHTLPDTMRKILTVEINARIHHAALLLLNEHNQAIIDEIKELITEATALNTHFSFGGLGHMFFHKLTLLIDEVSKKYDEKTLNYITDLITVADWLKLYINKTSLENYVFGFYKEYKAEPKGKFAALKLMFQWLNFEVD, from the coding sequence ATGACCGAAAAGAATCCTCTTTATTTTACCATTCACGGACATTTTTATCAACCGCCTCGCGAAAATCCTTGGACTGGCGTTATTGAGAACCAGCCCAGTGCACGTCCGTTCCACGACTGGAACGAACGCATTGCAAGCGAGTGCTATAGCCCGAACTCCGCAAGCCGTATTTTAAATTCCAAAGGCAAAATTGTTGACATCGTCAACAACTACGATTTTATGAGTTTCAACATCGGCCCTACGCTGATGGGTTGGATCCGCACAAATACGCCAGACACTTACAAGCGCATTAAAGAAGCCGACAAGCGTAGCCAAGACCGTCTGAACGGTCACGGCAACGCTATTGCCCAAGTTTACAACCACATCATCATGCCTCTTGCAAGCGAGCAAGACAAACGTACGCAAATCCGTTGGGGCATCGAAGATTTCAAGTTCCATTTCGGTCGCATGCCCGAAGCTATGTGGCTTGCCGAAACAGCAATCAACTTTGAAACCGTTGTTGAACTCATCAAGGCGGGCATCAAGTACACCATTCTCTCGCCCACGCAGGCAAACAGATTCCGCAAGTTTGGCGACAAGAAATGGACCGATTGCAGTAACACAGATATTGACACAACACGCCCGTACCGCATTTTCCCGCGTGACAAGGACGGCAATCTCGTCTGCGAGGGCTACCTCGACGTATTCTTCTACAACCCGTGGCTTTCGAGTGCTGTCGGTTTCGAACATTTGCTCCGCGATGCAGGAACATTCGGTCACCGCATCCAAAGCGCTTGGGATTCTAACCGTAACGAACCTCAGCTCGTAAGCATCGGTACCGATGGTGAATCTTACGGACACCATGAACCGTTCGGCGATATGTGCGCCGCATGGCTTTACAACAAGTTCGCACAAGAAAACAACATGGTTCCAGTGAACTATGGTTGGTACCTCGAAAAGTTCCCGCCCAAGCACGAAGTCGAACTCAAGAATTTCTATGGCGAAGGATGCGCCTGGAGTTGCGCTCACGGCGTTGGTCGCTGGTACAGAGACTGCGGTTGCTCCACCGGCGGTGGCCCCGATTGGAACCAGAAATGGAGAGGCCCGCTCCGCGATGCATTCAACCACCTGAAAGAAGTAGCAGACAATATTTTCGTCCGCGAATTCGAAAAGATTTCGAAAATTGATCCGTGGGAAGCGCGCAACAATTACATCCAAGTTATCGTTGCTCCCGAAGACGAATCCCGCAAGGAAAAGTACCTCCAGGAAACGCTCAAGGAACCCGACAATCAAGAAATCCGCGCCAAGGCTATACGACTTCTCGAAACCCAGAAGTTCTGCTTGTTCAGCTTTACAAGTTGCGGTTGGTTCTTCAACGATATCGAAGGACTTGAACCGGTACAGAACATGCGTTACGCCCTCCGCGCCATGCAGCTTTTGAAGCCGTTCCTCCCCATGGGCGACAACCTCAAGAGCGAAATTCTGTACATTCTCGCCCGCGCCACAAGTAACGAACATAAGTGGAACGGCGCCGAAGTATTCACGAAGTACGCCGAAGAAAATGTTCCGTCCGTCATCAAGCAGATGGCAGAACGCGCGACCATTTACCACCTCGAACTCGAAGACGATTACCTCAACAAGGATTCCCGTATCACGGCAACGAAGATTGCGTCCCGCCGTCGCCAGACGTTGGTGCGTACATCTTACGAAGACAAAGACCTCGGTGAATCCTGCGTGACCACGAACTTGGTCGTTACAGACCAGCTCAGCCGCGTGAACATCGTCGTTGCCATGGGTGAGGAACAAGAAAGTGGGCTAACCTTCGTTACCGATCCGAACATGACGACCGAGCAGCTTCACGAACTTTACCCGACAGCATACGTTGTCCGCATGAGCAATCTCGCGAGCGATTCTCTGAAGCGCATCAACCAGCTTTCGACGCAGATGCACCTCGAAAACATCACGAAGTCGTTCTCCGGTTTCGCTTTGAATCACGGTATTTCCATCGACAGCCTTGCCGACCCCGACCATACTTTGCCGGACACCATGCGCAAGATCCTCACCGTGGAAATCAACGCACGAATCCACCATGCGGCATTGCTATTGTTGAACGAGCACAACCAAGCCATCATCGATGAGATCAAGGAACTCATCACCGAAGCAACAGCGCTCAACACGCACTTCAGCTTTGGCGGCCTTGGCCATATGTTCTTCCACAAGCTCACATTGCTCATCGATGAAGTTTCCAAGAAGTACGATGAAAAGACACTCAACTACATCACGGATCTTATTACGGTTGCCGATTGGCTGAAGCTCTACATCAACAAAACTTCTCTCGAAAACTACGTCTTTGGATTCTACAAGGAATACAAGGCCGAGCCAAAGGGAAAATTCGCAGCTCTCAAGCTGATGTTCCAATGGCTCAATTTTGAGGTCGATTAA
- a CDS encoding glycosyl hydrolase, which yields MKHFNYTNFAVTATVAALAGTAFAANPIRLEAEDAVLANDHKVVVTEDAKASGGKFVAMKEGDLEFKVTVPATGYYTLWANYQLPTESGSKIQNLTINGTSSGQISFGTSDDFKTIKGAGKIKLTAGENKIGIVHSWGWVNLDYIELTEYEASPWSISPNPVTPNATESAQKLYNFLLTNFGKRVISGVMTNRAMENDGKYTPQTYETQEELKYIHDASGKNVVLVGFDFLHASGKNSEEQWYTGYTHAALEMAKYVWKKGGIPQINWHWKDPMHEVEAFYTKSSGNDPYTDFSIGKAYDEATGKWKTDSDEYKAIMRDMNMIADSLLTLQKEGVAVLWRPLHEASGKWFWWGTDGAKPCVALYKLMFDTFVNQKGLRNLIWVWTTDEATDALDWYPGDDYVDVVGRDYYYYPRESNHSSLVGSFETVKEMFGGKKIVTLSENGSVPYPDEMKADGANWSWFMPWYGDYAMESWANDNNAESWKKVMNNDYTITLEDMPGWDKYEIEPPPTTGIKSVMAATKITANLVVIGKILHLSLPSVTAAGSSARVAIFDMQGNQVMNRAINGANANISLNGIADGQYIVKVQGNGFTQSKKIRLVGSRQ from the coding sequence ATGAAGCACTTTAACTACACAAATTTTGCCGTTACGGCAACTGTCGCAGCACTCGCAGGCACAGCTTTTGCTGCCAACCCCATCCGTTTAGAAGCCGAAGATGCAGTCCTTGCTAACGACCACAAAGTCGTTGTGACCGAAGACGCCAAGGCATCGGGCGGAAAGTTCGTCGCCATGAAAGAAGGCGATTTGGAATTCAAAGTTACAGTCCCTGCCACAGGCTATTACACGCTTTGGGCGAACTATCAATTACCGACAGAATCTGGCAGCAAAATTCAAAACTTGACAATCAACGGAACCTCTTCCGGGCAGATTTCGTTCGGGACATCTGACGATTTCAAGACAATCAAAGGCGCTGGGAAAATCAAGCTTACCGCTGGCGAAAATAAAATTGGAATTGTGCATAGCTGGGGCTGGGTCAACCTCGACTACATTGAGCTCACGGAATACGAAGCATCGCCATGGAGTATTTCACCGAACCCCGTTACACCGAACGCCACCGAAAGCGCCCAAAAGCTCTATAACTTTTTGCTGACCAATTTTGGCAAGCGCGTGATTAGCGGTGTGATGACAAACCGAGCCATGGAAAACGACGGCAAATACACGCCTCAAACGTACGAGACTCAAGAAGAGCTCAAATACATTCACGATGCCAGCGGCAAGAATGTGGTTCTCGTCGGTTTTGACTTTTTGCACGCTTCTGGCAAAAATTCCGAAGAACAATGGTACACCGGCTACACGCATGCCGCTCTCGAAATGGCAAAGTACGTTTGGAAAAAAGGCGGCATTCCGCAAATCAACTGGCATTGGAAAGACCCGATGCACGAAGTCGAAGCGTTCTACACAAAATCCAGCGGGAACGACCCCTACACCGATTTCAGCATTGGCAAGGCATACGACGAAGCAACAGGTAAATGGAAAACAGATAGCGACGAATACAAAGCTATTATGCGCGACATGAACATGATTGCAGACTCGCTTTTGACTTTGCAAAAAGAAGGTGTTGCCGTCCTTTGGCGCCCGCTTCACGAAGCAAGCGGAAAGTGGTTCTGGTGGGGCACCGATGGCGCTAAGCCATGCGTCGCCTTGTACAAGCTCATGTTCGATACTTTCGTGAATCAAAAAGGTCTCCGCAACTTGATTTGGGTATGGACCACCGACGAAGCGACTGACGCTCTCGACTGGTATCCGGGCGACGATTACGTAGATGTTGTTGGTCGCGACTACTATTACTACCCGCGCGAATCAAACCATTCTAGCCTTGTCGGCAGTTTCGAAACAGTGAAGGAAATGTTCGGAGGCAAGAAAATCGTGACGCTCAGCGAAAACGGTTCCGTGCCCTACCCCGACGAAATGAAGGCCGATGGCGCCAACTGGAGTTGGTTTATGCCGTGGTATGGCGATTACGCCATGGAAAGCTGGGCAAACGACAACAATGCCGAAAGCTGGAAAAAAGTGATGAACAACGATTACACGATTACGCTCGAAGACATGCCCGGCTGGGACAAATACGAAATTGAACCACCGCCGACAACGGGAATCAAGAGCGTCATGGCCGCGACAAAGATTACCGCTAATTTGGTTGTAATTGGAAAGATTCTGCACCTCAGCCTCCCGAGTGTAACCGCGGCAGGTTCCAGCGCAAGAGTCGCAATTTTCGACATGCAGGGGAACCAAGTGATGAACCGCGCCATCAACGGTGCAAACGCAAACATCAGCTTAAACGGAATCGCAGACGGGCAGTACATCGTGAAAGTGCAAGGAAATGGATTTACGCAAAGCAAGAAAATTCGTCTAGTTGGCAGTAGGCAGTAG
- the hpt gene encoding hypoxanthine phosphoribosyltransferase → MFKLSNAPLINAQQIDKRLESLAQELKASDFDVILSALTGSYIFTADISRRIAKPNLQIAFIKASSYGDSTESQGKVKISGIENLDIKGKRILIVDDILDTGNTMFSIVKTLTGLGPASIKACVLLNKESRRTVDYHADFVGFEIENKFVVGYGLDYANDYRTLPEIWTLEEV, encoded by the coding sequence ATGTTCAAATTGTCAAATGCCCCGCTCATAAACGCGCAGCAAATTGACAAGCGCCTGGAATCACTCGCCCAAGAATTAAAGGCGAGTGATTTCGACGTTATTTTATCCGCACTTACAGGCAGTTACATTTTTACAGCTGACATATCCCGCCGCATAGCAAAGCCCAACCTGCAAATCGCATTCATCAAGGCTTCGAGTTATGGCGATTCCACCGAATCACAAGGAAAAGTCAAAATTAGCGGGATCGAAAATCTTGATATTAAAGGCAAACGAATTCTTATCGTTGACGATATTCTTGACACGGGAAATACGATGTTCTCCATCGTCAAAACCCTCACGGGGCTAGGCCCCGCATCCATCAAGGCTTGTGTACTGTTGAATAAGGAATCAAGACGAACCGTGGATTATCACGCTGATTTCGTCGGTTTTGAAATAGAAAATAAATTTGTGGTCGGCTACGGTCTCGACTATGCAAACGATTACCGTACCCTGCCCGAAATATGGACTCTTGAAGAAGTATGA
- a CDS encoding glycosyl hydrolase has translation MGYKLSAGVCSAMVIATAVATSSVHAAPTLYEAEDLSGAAVAEGADFSGGKYAKPADASGITFTVKVEETAVYDITTKVFIKQYDWITSKIVVNGVDAGSLLTTPRNCDSSYVISASAKMKAGENKITVGNQSIGVDYITVEKHPDPEFKIGTAPVTPNASESARKVFSFLRENFMKKTISGMMISDQNFNYDYGNMKLLKPGECTPADSCKYSDAEVSWKGQTDIAEFYKRSGHYPAIGGFDMLFATGGHHEEGWFKGYTENNLAMTEDLWKMGGIPTYTWHWKVGKDTVFYTKDTYPNNGFNASGCTEGVKGTSENNTCFNYTKAFKGDKCKEINEASQEYKDIVADIDIVSGYFQELQDKGIAVVWRPLHEASGGWFWWGAGSPECYVQLYRLVFNRMVVTNKLTNLIWVWNINTDPRFGYDYSALNAAWYPGDDYVDIVAVDIYDPLNDHNSGANYFNKIISDVGTNKMIALSENGAIPDIDSIAEDKAYWSYWMTWSQTWSGNFLEKTPTDMWKKNLDDERIIALDNMPGWDKITVHNPVKKHAAKTTNNINISVNGKSLSFSTRNDGFATVTIFDMTGHRVATLLQGPISAGTHNLSLQSITSGNYIVKASVNHHNNMQILRLK, from the coding sequence ATGGGATATAAATTAAGCGCGGGCGTTTGTTCCGCAATGGTTATTGCCACAGCCGTCGCAACATCATCAGTTCATGCAGCACCAACGCTTTACGAAGCCGAAGATTTGAGCGGCGCAGCCGTGGCTGAAGGCGCAGACTTTTCAGGCGGTAAATACGCAAAGCCCGCCGATGCTAGCGGCATCACGTTTACGGTCAAAGTCGAAGAGACCGCTGTTTACGACATCACCACAAAAGTGTTCATCAAACAATACGACTGGATTACCTCCAAGATTGTAGTAAATGGCGTTGATGCCGGATCGCTTCTGACAACTCCGCGCAATTGCGATTCCAGCTACGTCATCAGCGCTTCGGCAAAGATGAAGGCTGGCGAAAACAAGATTACAGTTGGCAACCAGTCCATCGGCGTTGACTACATCACCGTCGAAAAACATCCTGATCCAGAGTTCAAAATCGGAACAGCGCCTGTAACGCCCAACGCATCAGAATCGGCGCGCAAAGTATTCTCGTTCCTCCGCGAGAACTTTATGAAAAAGACCATCAGCGGCATGATGATCAGCGACCAGAATTTCAATTACGATTACGGCAACATGAAACTTTTGAAGCCCGGCGAATGCACGCCTGCGGACTCCTGCAAGTACAGCGATGCAGAAGTTTCATGGAAAGGTCAAACGGACATTGCCGAATTCTACAAGCGTAGCGGCCACTACCCCGCTATTGGCGGCTTCGACATGCTCTTTGCAACAGGCGGCCATCATGAAGAGGGCTGGTTCAAGGGCTACACCGAAAACAACCTTGCCATGACCGAAGACCTTTGGAAAATGGGCGGCATCCCAACTTATACTTGGCACTGGAAAGTCGGCAAAGACACAGTATTCTACACCAAGGACACCTATCCAAATAACGGTTTCAACGCCAGCGGATGCACCGAAGGCGTCAAGGGCACCAGCGAGAACAACACCTGTTTCAACTACACCAAGGCTTTCAAAGGCGACAAGTGCAAAGAAATAAACGAAGCCTCGCAAGAATACAAGGATATCGTTGCGGACATCGATATTGTTTCGGGATACTTCCAGGAACTGCAAGACAAGGGAATCGCAGTTGTTTGGCGCCCGCTCCACGAAGCAAGTGGCGGTTGGTTCTGGTGGGGAGCCGGCAGCCCAGAATGTTACGTACAACTTTATCGTTTAGTATTCAACCGCATGGTCGTTACAAACAAGCTCACTAATTTAATTTGGGTTTGGAACATCAACACCGATCCGAGATTCGGTTACGATTACAGCGCGCTCAATGCAGCATGGTACCCCGGCGATGATTACGTAGATATTGTAGCCGTCGATATTTATGATCCGCTCAATGACCACAATTCTGGCGCAAATTATTTCAATAAAATCATAAGTGATGTCGGTACAAACAAAATGATTGCGCTCAGCGAAAACGGAGCCATCCCGGACATCGATAGCATTGCTGAAGACAAAGCCTATTGGAGCTATTGGATGACCTGGAGCCAAACCTGGAGTGGAAACTTCTTGGAAAAAACACCCACAGATATGTGGAAAAAGAATCTCGATGATGAACGTATAATAGCCCTCGACAACATGCCGGGCTGGGACAAAATTACCGTACACAATCCCGTAAAAAAACACGCCGCCAAGACCACAAATAACATAAATATCTCTGTCAACGGGAAATCACTTTCGTTCTCGACCCGCAACGATGGATTCGCAACCGTCACGATTTTCGACATGACCGGTCACCGCGTCGCAACGCTTTTACAAGGGCCTATTTCAGCCGGAACACACAATTTAAGCTTACAATCCATCACATCAGGCAATTACATCGTCAAAGCGAGTGTTAACCATCACAATAACATGCAAATTTTGCGTTTAAAATAG
- the queA gene encoding tRNA preQ1(34) S-adenosylmethionine ribosyltransferase-isomerase QueA: MAVWRIAGCENPEAGIAENGNAGTFEKYLERDEGIKMDCRLSDYNFEFPKELIASRTAGKGKTHILYCPKDGGERRIMKAPEIVDLFRPGDCLVVNNTKVIPARLYGETLFGGQVEVLLVQALNPSEAGEARFEAKVHPGKAFQVGRELKLAGVRTFVEEVHEEDGNRVLRFEKTPAEMEEVMNKEGHVPLPPYIDRPDDEDDKKAYQTIFAKYAGAVAAPTASLHFSEQMLDDLKAKGVYVAEVTLHVGPGTFQNISVEDFSQHKMHGEHYELTKENADIINKAKREGGRIVTVGTTSTRVVETIADANGFLKPQKGVTYAFFYPGYKYKLVDGLLTNFHWPKSSLILLVSAFYGRENTLAAYKMAVENKLKLFSYGDGMLIL, from the coding sequence ATGGCTGTTTGGCGTATTGCCGGATGTGAAAATCCTGAAGCCGGAATCGCTGAAAACGGAAATGCTGGAACGTTTGAAAAGTACCTTGAAAGAGATGAAGGCATAAAGATGGACTGTCGTCTTTCTGATTATAACTTTGAATTTCCAAAAGAATTGATAGCTTCCCGCACGGCGGGTAAAGGCAAAACGCATATTCTGTATTGCCCTAAAGATGGCGGAGAACGCCGCATCATGAAGGCTCCAGAAATTGTCGACTTGTTCCGACCGGGCGATTGCCTCGTGGTGAACAATACGAAGGTGATTCCGGCACGTCTCTATGGTGAAACGCTATTTGGCGGCCAGGTCGAAGTCCTCTTGGTGCAGGCGCTGAACCCGTCTGAAGCAGGTGAAGCCCGCTTCGAAGCTAAAGTGCATCCGGGCAAGGCTTTCCAGGTCGGGCGCGAACTCAAACTTGCTGGCGTGCGCACGTTTGTGGAAGAAGTTCATGAAGAAGACGGCAACCGCGTTCTCCGTTTCGAAAAAACTCCTGCCGAAATGGAAGAGGTCATGAACAAGGAAGGGCACGTTCCGCTGCCGCCTTACATTGACCGCCCTGATGACGAAGACGATAAAAAAGCGTACCAGACCATTTTTGCAAAGTATGCTGGTGCTGTGGCGGCTCCAACGGCAAGCCTTCACTTTAGCGAACAAATGCTTGACGATTTGAAAGCGAAAGGTGTTTATGTCGCCGAAGTGACGCTCCATGTAGGGCCGGGCACGTTCCAGAATATTTCTGTCGAAGATTTTTCGCAGCACAAAATGCACGGCGAGCATTACGAACTCACCAAGGAAAATGCGGACATCATCAACAAGGCCAAACGCGAAGGTGGCCGTATCGTGACTGTCGGTACAACGAGTACGCGCGTGGTCGAGACGATTGCCGATGCAAACGGATTCTTGAAACCGCAAAAGGGCGTAACCTATGCGTTCTTTTATCCGGGATACAAGTATAAATTGGTGGACGGACTTTTAACCAATTTCCATTGGCCAAAGAGTTCTCTCATTTTGCTTGTTTCTGCATTCTATGGCCGTGAAAACACGCTCGCCGCATACAAAATGGCCGTAGAGAACAAACTCAAATTGTTCAGCTACGGCGATGGAATGCTTATTTTGTAG
- a CDS encoding YafY family protein: protein MMATGYEKINNIKCKLRVPMTVSMLADAMGCGPRTIFRHLNALEQENCGLHKFKKEGETFYVIQTEQKVDFNQKIVKQLEKLKKTMNDTTPLDLKNRKLIDSVISSMQTTDPDGFKAEAITLDPNYIMDYGPFCDHKAQDSTVSRLLSAIREGFKIRITYKSTNEDGEKKTIEVSPVKLVMRIDTLYLIAADDDYPETHILKNYLVENILNIAQTNKCVARLDESFCVEEHYKYAFGKYVSTEDPQTITLLVKSGWLKTQFNKSRFSPVAEINEDKDGNTIVTLKLRVTPDFKTWLFGVLPDVKILKPESLKTEMLERLKSTLKEMKA, encoded by the coding sequence ATGATGGCTACTGGATATGAGAAGATTAATAACATCAAATGCAAACTTCGTGTGCCGATGACGGTCTCGATGCTTGCTGATGCTATGGGTTGTGGCCCTAGAACGATTTTTCGTCACTTGAATGCTTTGGAGCAAGAAAACTGCGGTCTCCATAAGTTCAAGAAAGAAGGCGAAACATTCTATGTTATTCAAACCGAACAAAAAGTCGATTTCAACCAGAAAATCGTTAAGCAGCTCGAAAAGCTGAAGAAGACGATGAATGATACGACTCCGTTGGATTTGAAAAATAGAAAGCTCATCGACAGTGTTATCTCGTCAATGCAGACAACAGATCCTGATGGATTCAAGGCCGAAGCTATTACGCTTGATCCGAACTACATTATGGATTACGGTCCGTTCTGCGACCACAAAGCTCAAGATTCTACGGTTTCGAGACTTTTGTCTGCAATTCGTGAAGGCTTTAAGATCCGTATTACATACAAGAGCACAAACGAAGATGGCGAAAAGAAAACGATTGAAGTTAGCCCTGTTAAACTTGTAATGCGAATCGATACGCTTTACTTAATTGCCGCTGACGATGACTATCCCGAAACGCATATCTTAAAGAATTATCTTGTTGAAAATATCTTGAACATTGCCCAAACGAATAAGTGCGTCGCTCGTTTGGATGAATCATTCTGTGTTGAAGAACATTACAAGTACGCTTTCGGAAAGTATGTTTCTACAGAAGATCCGCAAACTATTACGCTTCTTGTCAAGTCTGGCTGGCTTAAGACTCAGTTTAACAAGTCTCGTTTTTCGCCGGTTGCCGAAATCAACGAAGATAAGGACGGAAATACAATCGTGACGTTGAAACTCCGCGTGACTCCGGACTTTAAAACATGGCTGTTTGGCGTATTGCCGGATGTGAAAATCCTGAAGCCGGAATCGCTGAAAACGGAAATGCTGGAACGTTTGAAAAGTACCTTGAAAGAGATGAAGGCATAA